A section of the Streptomyces xinghaiensis S187 genome encodes:
- a CDS encoding bifunctional glycosyltransferase 87/phosphatase PAP2 family protein codes for MANPERNGLRAVAEPAASRTVLAVGALWLVVALLAARQAAAVLQLPPRRRLADLETWLGENGVLRAGQPLYGDGAFTGPSFTGTPFAGLVLKPFTRAAEQALGVGWTFGTLLLVVATGLVTARLLPGPLSRRAALFAAPAALVLLVVSVPVRNTFTLGQTSVLPVLLVLTAFLPRCSARASGALIGTAAALQPAVLLFAVLLWAAGRRRAAVTAAGTFAACSALAWAASPDDSWTYWLRHAAGAGLGGPPDSPANQSLHGLLLRLGAQGPLEIALFLVLAAAVAVAGLRRAARYAADGQWLLAVALAGCVAVAVSPTAWQHQQLWILLAAVGRVGRRRADRLVWPVVVVLVMTLHRDALVPNIEWIGLIGENAPLLAALAAACAVPFLTRAEPEWLRPRPAPQAAPAAAGAGRLPLLRSWPRPLTRPNLLLELLLIRVGYWAYSWVRGQAPDGRWLAEHHGWQILEIEAALRIDVELWFNLLVARTGWLEGVMNFSYSAFHFLVPLSLLGFMYLRRPVLYRWGRTSLAFATLLALIGFWMYPLAPPRLMPGLGFVDTAHGPQDLDHPDFGALTGISNQYAAMPSLHVGWSLWCAVVVWRLTPALWPRVLGVLYPVLTTVVIVGTANHYLLDAVGGVVVVAAGFGVRHLLIGRTAEQAGAAGIPELPDPAGAAGGADGGAAVTGTGADGERSAAGRGPGAAPGRGAEPELAGTAGGEKTGAPGEG; via the coding sequence GTGGCGAATCCGGAGAGAAACGGACTGCGGGCGGTCGCGGAACCGGCGGCATCACGGACGGTGCTGGCCGTCGGCGCGCTCTGGCTGGTGGTCGCGCTGCTGGCGGCCCGTCAGGCGGCGGCCGTCCTGCAACTGCCCCCGCGGCGGCGGCTGGCCGATCTGGAGACCTGGCTCGGGGAGAACGGCGTCCTGCGGGCCGGGCAGCCGCTGTACGGGGACGGCGCCTTCACCGGCCCCTCCTTCACCGGCACCCCGTTCGCCGGGCTCGTCCTGAAGCCCTTCACCCGGGCCGCCGAACAGGCGCTCGGGGTCGGCTGGACCTTCGGCACCCTGCTCCTCGTCGTCGCCACCGGCCTGGTGACGGCGCGTCTGCTGCCGGGGCCGCTCTCCCGGCGGGCCGCGCTGTTCGCGGCCCCCGCCGCGCTCGTCCTGCTGGTCGTCTCGGTGCCGGTGCGCAACACCTTCACCCTCGGCCAGACCAGCGTCCTCCCCGTCCTGCTGGTGCTCACCGCCTTCCTGCCGCGCTGCTCCGCCCGCGCCTCCGGGGCGCTCATCGGCACCGCGGCCGCGCTCCAGCCCGCCGTACTGCTCTTCGCCGTGCTGCTGTGGGCGGCCGGCCGGCGGCGGGCCGCGGTGACCGCCGCGGGAACCTTCGCCGCCTGCTCGGCGCTGGCCTGGGCCGCGTCACCGGACGACTCCTGGACGTACTGGCTGCGCCACGCGGCGGGCGCGGGCCTCGGCGGGCCCCCCGACAGTCCGGCCAACCAGTCCCTGCACGGGCTGCTGCTCCGGCTCGGCGCCCAGGGTCCGCTGGAGATCGCGCTCTTCCTCGTCCTCGCGGCCGCCGTCGCGGTGGCCGGGCTGCGCCGCGCGGCGCGCTACGCGGCCGACGGCCAGTGGCTGCTCGCCGTGGCGCTGGCCGGCTGCGTCGCGGTGGCCGTCTCGCCCACCGCGTGGCAGCACCAGCAGCTGTGGATCCTGCTCGCCGCCGTCGGGCGGGTCGGGCGCCGCCGCGCCGACCGGCTCGTCTGGCCCGTGGTCGTCGTCCTGGTGATGACCCTGCACCGGGACGCCCTCGTGCCGAACATCGAGTGGATAGGGCTCATCGGGGAGAACGCACCGCTGCTGGCGGCGCTGGCCGCCGCCTGCGCGGTGCCGTTCCTGACCCGGGCGGAACCGGAGTGGCTGCGGCCGCGCCCCGCGCCGCAGGCCGCTCCCGCGGCGGCCGGAGCGGGACGGCTGCCGCTGCTGCGGTCCTGGCCGCGGCCGCTGACCCGGCCCAATCTGCTGCTGGAACTGCTGCTCATCCGGGTCGGCTACTGGGCGTACTCCTGGGTCCGCGGCCAGGCGCCGGACGGGCGGTGGCTCGCGGAGCACCACGGGTGGCAGATCCTGGAGATCGAGGCGGCGCTCCGCATCGACGTCGAGCTGTGGTTCAACCTGCTGGTGGCGCGGACGGGCTGGCTGGAGGGCGTCATGAACTTCTCCTACTCGGCCTTCCACTTCCTGGTGCCGCTGTCGCTGCTGGGCTTCATGTATCTGCGCCGCCCCGTGCTCTACCGCTGGGGGCGCACCTCGCTCGCGTTCGCCACCCTGCTGGCGCTGATCGGCTTCTGGATGTACCCGCTGGCGCCGCCGCGGCTGATGCCGGGGCTCGGCTTCGTCGACACGGCCCACGGCCCGCAGGACCTGGACCATCCCGACTTCGGCGCGCTGACGGGGATCTCCAATCAGTACGCGGCCATGCCCTCGCTGCACGTCGGCTGGTCGCTGTGGTGTGCCGTGGTGGTGTGGCGGCTGACGCCCGCGCTGTGGCCGAGGGTGCTGGGCGTGCTCTATCCGGTGCTGACGACGGTGGTGATCGTCGGGACCGCCAACCACTATCTGCTGGACGCGGTGGGCGGCGTCGTGGTGGTGGCGGCCGGCTTCGGGGTGCGGCACCTGCTCATCGGCCGTACGGCGGAGCAGGCCGGCGCGGCCGGGATCCCGGAGCTCCCGGACCCGGCGGGCGCTGCCGGCGGGGCGGACGGCGGGGCTGCCGTGACCGGGACGGGTGCGGACGGGGAGCGGTCGGCGGCCGGGCGGGGGCCGGGGGCGGCCCCGGGCCGGGGCGCGGAGCCGGAACTCGCCGGGACGGCCGGTGGGGAGAAGACCGGTGCGCCCGGGGAGGGTTGA
- a CDS encoding DUF6114 domain-containing protein, with protein sequence MPGRAPSEPARPAASPGTPAAAGTEVTGGSPGTRPGVRARWRRWRRSRPFWGGLLTVLAGLEISLIPLAPVEMMLHQGIAGLPSVLLALIVIVMGLSAWFAPHYRGLAGVVTVLLAAAALVMSNLGGFFIGTVLGIVGGSMIFAWRPVPRQARGDTAGERPPPRRRRR encoded by the coding sequence GTGCCCGGCCGTGCCCCCTCCGAACCGGCCCGCCCCGCAGCCTCCCCCGGCACCCCCGCGGCCGCCGGTACGGAGGTGACCGGCGGCTCCCCGGGCACCCGGCCCGGTGTACGGGCCCGCTGGCGGCGGTGGCGGCGCAGCCGTCCCTTCTGGGGCGGCCTGCTGACCGTCCTCGCCGGTCTGGAGATCAGCCTCATCCCGCTCGCCCCCGTCGAGATGATGCTGCACCAGGGGATCGCGGGCCTGCCCTCCGTCCTGCTCGCCCTCATCGTGATCGTGATGGGGCTGAGCGCCTGGTTCGCCCCCCACTACCGCGGCCTCGCGGGCGTCGTCACCGTCCTGCTCGCCGCCGCCGCACTGGTGATGTCCAACCTCGGTGGCTTCTTCATCGGCACCGTGCTGGGCATCGTCGGCGGCTCCATGATCTTCGCCTGGCGGCCCGTGCCGCGGCAGGCGAGGGGGGATACGGCCGGAGAACGGCCGCCACCCCGGCGCCGGCGCCGGTAA
- a CDS encoding DUF6230 family protein has product MEDVRSRDDADGYETGRVGLRRFALLAVPGFAATAALAVALANGALAASFAVSGQEFKVSADELTGDGFVQYGSFDTNVRDELLPVAVTGLRKAEMTNLCQSVVTSLPVVGDISLKLSAGTGKKKVEATDLMLDATQLAGNASFNNIEIGRDASTLDKGPDGAQGMQDLFSQQADDIRMTNLKQTAWATTAGTFKLAGLHMKIHKGRTECF; this is encoded by the coding sequence ATGGAAGACGTTCGGAGCAGGGACGACGCGGACGGATACGAGACCGGCCGCGTCGGACTGCGGAGATTCGCGTTACTCGCGGTCCCGGGATTCGCGGCCACCGCGGCGCTCGCCGTCGCGCTGGCCAACGGGGCGCTCGCCGCCTCGTTCGCCGTCTCCGGCCAGGAGTTCAAGGTCTCCGCCGACGAACTCACCGGGGACGGCTTCGTCCAGTACGGCAGTTTCGACACCAACGTCCGGGACGAGCTGCTGCCCGTGGCCGTGACCGGCCTGCGGAAGGCGGAGATGACCAATCTCTGCCAGTCCGTCGTCACCAGCCTGCCGGTCGTCGGCGACATCTCGCTCAAGCTCTCGGCGGGCACCGGGAAGAAGAAGGTCGAGGCCACCGACCTGATGCTGGACGCCACCCAGCTCGCCGGCAACGCCTCCTTCAACAACATCGAGATCGGCCGGGACGCCTCCACCCTCGACAAGGGGCCGGACGGCGCCCAGGGCATGCAGGACCTCTTCTCGCAGCAGGCCGACGACATCCGGATGACGAACCTGAAGCAGACCGCCTGGGCCACCACCGCCGGCACCTTCAAACTCGCCGGGCTGCACATGAAGATCCACAAGGGCCGGACGGAGTGCTTCTGA
- a CDS encoding ECF transporter S component: MTPQLPPARERPAAGRVRAVRLGPRSVAALVLVSAIGVMAFGWPLLADSASGLAHSGDAPWLFAALLPLLVAVVVATVADTGLDAKAIAMLGVLAAAGAALRPLGAGTAGLEPMFFLMVLSGRVLGPGFGFVLGAVTMFASALLTGGVGPWMPFQMLSMGWVAMGAGLLPGAEGLRGRAERWLLAAYGGAAAVLYGTVMNLQGWPYIGGLGTGISFVPGDPVHENLVRFAAYCLATSLGWDLPRAALTVVLTLTLGSTVLAALRRATRRAAFEAPVAFERP; encoded by the coding sequence ATGACCCCGCAGCTCCCGCCGGCCCGGGAGCGGCCGGCGGCCGGCCGGGTGCGGGCGGTGCGTCTCGGCCCGCGCTCGGTCGCGGCGCTCGTGCTCGTCAGCGCGATCGGGGTGATGGCCTTCGGCTGGCCGCTGCTCGCCGACTCCGCGTCCGGGCTGGCGCACTCGGGCGACGCGCCGTGGCTGTTCGCGGCGCTGCTGCCGCTGCTGGTGGCCGTCGTGGTGGCGACCGTCGCCGACACCGGGCTGGACGCCAAGGCCATCGCGATGCTGGGTGTGCTCGCGGCGGCCGGCGCGGCGCTGCGGCCGCTGGGCGCGGGCACCGCCGGGCTGGAGCCGATGTTCTTCCTGATGGTGCTGAGCGGCCGGGTGCTCGGCCCGGGCTTCGGTTTCGTGCTCGGCGCGGTGACGATGTTCGCCTCGGCCCTGCTGACCGGCGGGGTGGGGCCCTGGATGCCGTTCCAGATGCTGTCGATGGGCTGGGTGGCGATGGGCGCCGGGCTGCTGCCGGGGGCGGAAGGGCTGCGCGGCCGGGCGGAGCGGTGGCTGCTGGCCGCGTACGGCGGGGCCGCGGCCGTCCTCTACGGCACGGTGATGAACCTCCAGGGCTGGCCGTACATCGGCGGGCTGGGGACGGGCATCTCCTTCGTCCCGGGCGACCCGGTGCACGAGAACCTCGTCCGCTTCGCCGCGTACTGCCTGGCGACCTCCCTCGGCTGGGATCTTCCCCGGGCCGCGCTGACCGTGGTGCTGACCCTCACCCTCGGCTCCACCGTCCTGGCGGCCCTGCGCCGCGCTACCCGCCGGGCGGCCTTCGAGGCCCCGGTGGCGTTCGAACGGCCCTGA
- a CDS encoding ABC transporter ATP-binding protein, which translates to MIRFDDVSVHYEGAAAGPALTGVDLTVPEGELCLLVGPSGVGKSTLLGTVSGLVPHFTGGTLRGRVTVAGRDTRTHRPRELADVVGTVGQDPLAHFVTDTVEDELAYGMESLGLAPAVMRRRVEETLDLLGLAALRDRPIATLSGGQQQRVAIGSVLTPHPRVLVLDEPTSALDPAAAEEVLAVLQRLVHDLGTTVLMAEHRLERVVHYADQVILLPAPGAAPVTGGPAEIMAVSPVTPPVVALGRLAGWSPLPLSVRDARRTAGPLRERLAGLAPDPYPVRAPHPAATGATAGTAGTAPDTTPAAELSRLSVRRGRTEVLRRIGLTVRPGETVALMGRNGAGKSTLLNTLAGLHRPAGGTALAGGAVPHRTPPRDLIRRVGLVPQEPRDLLYADTVAAECAAADGDADAEPGSCRALVTALLPDVSDTTHPRDLSEGQRLALALAVVLTARPPLLLLDEPTRGLDYAAKSRLVEILRGLAAEGHAVLLATHDVELVAELAHRVVILADGEVVADGPTAEVVTASPAFSPQVSKILAPQPWLTVSQVRDALAAPDSPDSPDSPDDPGTPRTEAAR; encoded by the coding sequence GTGATCCGGTTCGACGACGTGTCGGTCCACTACGAGGGCGCAGCCGCCGGACCGGCGCTCACCGGTGTGGATCTGACGGTCCCCGAGGGCGAGTTGTGCCTTCTCGTCGGCCCCTCCGGTGTCGGCAAGTCGACACTGCTGGGCACGGTCAGCGGTCTCGTCCCGCACTTCACCGGCGGCACCCTGCGCGGCCGGGTCACGGTCGCGGGCCGCGACACCCGCACCCACAGGCCGCGCGAGCTGGCGGACGTCGTCGGCACCGTCGGCCAGGACCCGCTCGCCCACTTCGTCACCGACACCGTCGAGGACGAACTGGCGTACGGCATGGAGTCCCTGGGCCTCGCCCCGGCCGTGATGCGCCGCCGCGTCGAGGAGACCCTCGACCTGCTCGGCCTCGCCGCGCTCCGCGACCGTCCCATCGCCACCCTGTCCGGCGGCCAGCAGCAGCGGGTCGCGATCGGATCCGTCCTGACCCCGCATCCGCGGGTGCTGGTGCTGGACGAGCCGACCTCCGCGCTCGACCCGGCCGCCGCCGAGGAGGTGCTCGCGGTCCTCCAGCGGCTGGTGCACGACCTGGGCACGACGGTGCTGATGGCCGAGCACCGGCTGGAGCGGGTCGTGCACTACGCGGACCAGGTCATCCTGCTGCCCGCGCCCGGCGCGGCCCCGGTGACGGGCGGTCCGGCGGAGATCATGGCCGTGTCCCCGGTGACGCCGCCGGTCGTCGCCCTGGGGCGGCTCGCCGGCTGGTCTCCGCTGCCGCTGTCGGTACGGGACGCGCGGCGGACCGCGGGCCCGCTGCGGGAACGGCTGGCGGGGCTCGCCCCGGACCCGTACCCGGTTCGCGCCCCGCACCCGGCCGCCACCGGGGCCACCGCGGGGACCGCCGGAACCGCCCCGGATACCACTCCCGCCGCCGAGCTGTCCCGGCTGTCGGTGCGGCGCGGCCGCACCGAGGTGCTGCGCCGGATCGGGCTGACCGTGCGGCCCGGCGAGACGGTGGCCCTCATGGGCCGCAACGGCGCGGGCAAGTCGACCCTGCTCAACACCCTCGCCGGGCTGCACCGCCCGGCGGGCGGCACGGCCCTCGCCGGCGGCGCCGTCCCGCACCGCACACCCCCGCGCGACCTGATCCGCCGCGTCGGGCTCGTACCGCAGGAGCCGCGGGACCTCCTCTACGCCGACACGGTCGCGGCGGAGTGCGCGGCGGCGGACGGGGACGCGGACGCCGAGCCGGGCAGCTGCCGGGCCCTGGTCACCGCCCTGCTGCCGGACGTCTCCGACACCACCCATCCGCGCGACCTCTCCGAGGGGCAGCGGCTGGCGCTCGCTCTGGCCGTCGTGCTGACGGCACGCCCGCCGCTGCTGCTGCTCGACGAGCCGACCCGCGGCCTCGACTACGCCGCCAAGTCACGGCTGGTGGAGATCCTGCGCGGACTGGCGGCGGAAGGGCACGCCGTCCTGCTGGCGACCCACGACGTGGAGCTCGTCGCCGAACTGGCGCACCGGGTGGTGATCCTGGCGGACGGCGAGGTGGTCGCGGACGGCCCGACCGCCGAGGTCGTCACCGCCTCCCCGGCCTTCTCCCCGCAGGTCTCCAAGATCCTGGCGCCGCAGCCGTGGCTCACCGTCTCCCAGGTGCGGGACGCCCTGGCCGCCCCGGACAGCCCGGACAGCCCGGACAGCCCGGATGATCCCGGCACCCCCCGGACGGAGGCCGCCCGATGA
- a CDS encoding SCO2322 family protein, with amino-acid sequence MLLLVAAVTALGAGPAQAEGYRYWSFWQRDGGSWSYATEGPATARPADGDVEGFRFSVSVNTQDAAKPRGTAGFDAVCADTPAEDGRKRVALVLDFGTAEDAPDGERPPEPRTECASVPEDATSGEALAAVAKPLRYNTSALLCAIAGYPERGCGEQVSGEAGAGDGGADPAGGSGPGGSGDDRAGDDRAGEPAGGDGGGSSTGLYAGAAAVAVLAAGAAWQARRRRG; translated from the coding sequence GTGCTGCTGCTCGTGGCCGCCGTCACCGCGCTCGGCGCGGGGCCGGCGCAGGCCGAGGGGTACCGCTACTGGTCGTTCTGGCAGCGGGACGGGGGCAGTTGGAGCTACGCCACCGAGGGGCCGGCGACGGCCCGGCCCGCCGACGGCGACGTCGAGGGCTTCCGCTTCTCGGTGAGCGTCAACACCCAGGACGCCGCGAAGCCGCGCGGCACCGCCGGCTTCGACGCCGTCTGCGCGGACACCCCCGCCGAGGACGGCCGCAAGAGGGTCGCGCTCGTGCTGGACTTCGGTACCGCCGAGGACGCGCCGGACGGCGAACGGCCCCCGGAGCCCCGCACGGAGTGCGCGTCCGTGCCGGAGGACGCGACCAGCGGCGAGGCCCTGGCCGCCGTCGCGAAGCCGCTCCGCTACAACACCTCGGCGCTGCTGTGCGCGATCGCGGGCTACCCGGAGCGCGGCTGCGGCGAACAGGTGTCCGGGGAGGCGGGTGCCGGGGACGGCGGCGCGGACCCGGCCGGCGGAAGCGGTCCCGGCGGCTCGGGTGACGACCGTGCCGGTGACGACCGTGCCGGTGAGCCGGCCGGCGGGGACGGCGGCGGCTCGTCCACCGGTCTCTACGCGGGTGCCGCCGCCGTCGCCGTCCTCGCCGCGGGCGCCGCCTGGCAGGCCCGCCGACGCCGCGGATGA
- a CDS encoding prenyltransferase/squalene oxidase repeat-containing protein, which produces MNVRRTAAALAASAVLGALAAPAASAGTAAPSSSPAPKPPSGLHGTKDPAYDGVWRQSIALLAQDTAGVTPAAEAVDWLTGQQCSSGAFAAYRADAGAECDAKTPVDSNATAVAVQALAALGGHTGEVRKAVGWLKSVQNEDGGWGYLPGTPSDTNSTSVVVGALAAAGEKPGAARAGGKSPYDALAELQLGCDADAGDRGAYAFQPDKKGRLLANADATVAGVLAGHGEGLAVTPATGDGGEDGGAPEPLECGSGADAGRTPEEAASGAAAYLTGLLEKDGHLTSLAPGADEPVPDHSNTAEAVIALVAAGRPEAAEAPLAWLEKNSAEWAADNPAGLGTLVLAAHAAGGDPRSFGGTDLVKELNATGPEPESVPAAGADASEEGEKSGSGDVSVLWWILGAGVLAGLVAGAVLMLTAGRRKRS; this is translated from the coding sequence ATGAACGTACGCCGCACCGCCGCGGCCCTGGCCGCGTCCGCCGTGCTGGGTGCGCTCGCCGCACCCGCCGCCTCGGCCGGCACCGCCGCGCCGTCCTCCTCCCCCGCCCCGAAGCCGCCGTCCGGGCTGCACGGCACCAAGGACCCGGCCTACGACGGGGTGTGGCGGCAGTCCATAGCCCTGCTCGCCCAGGACACCGCGGGCGTCACCCCGGCCGCCGAAGCCGTGGACTGGCTCACCGGGCAGCAGTGCTCCTCCGGCGCGTTCGCCGCGTACCGCGCGGACGCCGGCGCCGAGTGCGACGCCAAGACACCGGTGGACAGCAACGCCACCGCCGTCGCCGTCCAGGCGCTGGCGGCTCTCGGCGGGCACACCGGTGAGGTCCGCAAGGCCGTCGGCTGGCTGAAGTCCGTGCAGAACGAGGACGGCGGCTGGGGCTACCTCCCGGGGACCCCCAGCGACACCAACTCCACCTCCGTGGTCGTCGGCGCGCTGGCCGCGGCTGGCGAGAAGCCGGGAGCCGCCCGGGCCGGCGGCAAGTCCCCGTACGACGCGCTCGCGGAGCTGCAGCTCGGCTGCGACGCCGACGCCGGTGACCGCGGCGCCTACGCCTTCCAGCCCGACAAGAAGGGCCGCCTCCTGGCCAACGCCGACGCCACGGTGGCCGGTGTCCTCGCCGGCCACGGCGAGGGCCTGGCCGTCACCCCGGCCACCGGGGACGGCGGCGAGGACGGCGGTGCGCCCGAGCCGCTGGAGTGCGGCTCCGGCGCGGACGCCGGCCGTACGCCGGAGGAGGCCGCGTCCGGCGCCGCCGCGTACCTCACCGGGCTGCTGGAGAAGGACGGGCACCTCACCTCGCTCGCGCCCGGTGCCGACGAGCCGGTGCCGGACCACTCCAACACCGCCGAGGCCGTGATCGCCCTGGTGGCGGCCGGCCGGCCGGAGGCGGCCGAGGCGCCGCTGGCCTGGCTGGAGAAGAACTCCGCCGAGTGGGCCGCGGACAACCCGGCCGGTCTGGGCACCCTGGTTCTCGCCGCGCACGCCGCGGGCGGCGACCCGCGCTCCTTCGGCGGCACGGACCTGGTGAAGGAGCTCAACGCCACCGGGCCGGAGCCGGAGTCGGTTCCGGCGGCCGGCGCGGACGCCTCCGAGGAGGGCGAGAAGTCCGGGTCCGGCGACGTCTCCGTCCTCTGGTGGATCCTGGGCGCGGGCGTGCTCGCGGGGCTCGTCGCCGGCGCCGTCCTGATGCTCACCGCCGGCCGCAGGAAGCGGTCGTGA
- the lanKC gene encoding class III lanthionine synthetase LanKC, with product MDLGYAVYCDADRTFYDAPHRLSAGTEDTPGAPGALYEHARREALEGWQRHSNGDWLAFRPLDTSLPAQGWKIHVSATLDNAEKILTQVWDYCVPRSVAFKFIPGRHLLRTRNAKYADRGGSGKFITVYPENDEQFGTIARELGELLDGEPGPYILSDLRWGAGPVHVRYGSFTERHCYDEQGVLRPAVENAEGKLVPDRRDPAFHIPGWVEPPACLAPHIEARTATRTTGIPYRIEKALHFSNGGGVYAGTDTRTGEKVVLKEARPHAGLAADGADAVSRLERERAALERLSGLPYTPEVRDSFVLGDHHFMVMEFLEGKPLNTFFARRHPLIEADPAPEALAGYTDWAIRMHGLVTEAVEAVHARGVVFNDLHLFNIMVSEDESSVALLDFEAAAHIDEGRRQVVANPGFVAPAGHRGFDVDRYALACLRIALFLPLTSLFAIDRGKAAHLAEIAAREFPVARGFLDEAVAEILRDPAAQPPAAGADETAGSAPAARAPYLPVDPADWPHSRDSMVRAILASATPDRHDRYFPGDIAQFRAGGGLCYGYGAAGVLHALAETGGGRHPEAEEWLLRRTERPAPGTPLGFYDGLAGIAWTLDRLGHRERALELAGLTLAEDWSGMAPDLHSGLAGIALALDSLGASTGEIALEDAAARCTRIVADRFARSDGTEGATGGGTGRTGGGVPRAGLLHGAAGQALLFLRRYERTGDPVLLDLAAEALRRDLARCVKGPDGALQVDEGKRTMPYLGAGSAGIGMVLDDYLAHRHDEDFDRARRDIVRAAQGKFYAQPGLFRGAAGMVLHLARTTTGGPGTDETALRRQITALTWGAVPFRGELAFPGEQMMRLSMDLSTGTAGCLLALGSALHGSPVHLPFLPPPAGRPHEPVSAGGRTQENPVPTDIKERTVS from the coding sequence ATGGACCTGGGGTACGCCGTGTACTGCGACGCGGACCGCACGTTCTACGACGCCCCGCACCGGCTCTCCGCCGGCACCGAGGACACCCCCGGAGCGCCCGGCGCCCTCTACGAGCACGCCCGCCGCGAGGCCCTCGAGGGATGGCAGCGGCACAGCAACGGCGACTGGCTCGCCTTCCGCCCGCTCGACACCTCGCTGCCCGCCCAGGGCTGGAAGATCCACGTCTCGGCCACGCTCGACAACGCCGAGAAGATCCTCACCCAGGTCTGGGACTACTGCGTGCCGCGGTCGGTGGCCTTCAAGTTCATACCGGGCCGGCACCTCCTCCGCACCCGCAACGCCAAGTACGCGGACCGGGGCGGCAGCGGCAAGTTCATCACCGTCTACCCGGAGAACGACGAGCAGTTCGGGACCATCGCCCGCGAGCTCGGCGAACTCCTCGACGGGGAGCCCGGCCCGTACATCCTCAGCGATCTGCGCTGGGGCGCCGGCCCGGTCCACGTGCGCTACGGCAGCTTCACCGAACGGCACTGCTACGACGAGCAGGGCGTCCTGCGCCCCGCCGTGGAGAACGCCGAGGGGAAGCTCGTACCCGACCGCCGGGACCCCGCCTTCCACATACCCGGCTGGGTGGAGCCCCCGGCCTGCCTCGCCCCGCACATCGAGGCCCGCACGGCCACCCGCACCACCGGCATCCCGTACCGCATCGAGAAGGCCCTGCACTTCTCCAACGGCGGCGGTGTCTACGCCGGGACGGACACCCGCACCGGCGAGAAGGTCGTCCTCAAGGAGGCCCGGCCCCACGCGGGTCTCGCGGCCGACGGAGCCGACGCCGTGAGCCGGCTGGAGCGCGAACGCGCCGCCCTCGAACGCCTGTCGGGGCTGCCGTACACCCCGGAGGTGCGCGACTCCTTCGTCCTCGGCGACCACCACTTCATGGTGATGGAGTTCCTGGAGGGCAAGCCGCTCAACACGTTCTTCGCCCGCCGGCACCCGCTCATCGAGGCCGACCCCGCACCGGAGGCGCTCGCCGGGTACACGGACTGGGCGATACGGATGCACGGCCTGGTGACCGAGGCCGTGGAGGCGGTCCATGCCCGCGGCGTCGTCTTCAACGACCTGCATCTGTTCAACATCATGGTCTCCGAGGACGAGTCCTCCGTCGCCCTCCTCGACTTCGAGGCCGCCGCGCACATCGACGAGGGCCGCCGCCAGGTGGTCGCCAACCCGGGCTTCGTCGCCCCGGCCGGGCACCGCGGCTTCGACGTGGACCGCTATGCGCTCGCCTGTCTGCGCATCGCCCTCTTCCTCCCGCTCACGAGCCTCTTCGCCATCGACCGCGGCAAGGCCGCGCATCTCGCGGAGATCGCCGCCCGGGAGTTCCCGGTGGCCCGCGGCTTCCTCGACGAGGCGGTCGCCGAGATCCTCCGCGACCCCGCCGCGCAGCCGCCGGCGGCCGGAGCGGACGAGACGGCCGGCAGCGCCCCGGCGGCCCGCGCCCCGTATCTGCCCGTCGACCCCGCGGACTGGCCGCACAGCCGGGACTCCATGGTCCGCGCCATCCTCGCCTCGGCCACCCCGGACCGCCACGACCGCTACTTCCCGGGCGACATCGCCCAGTTCCGGGCGGGCGGCGGCCTCTGCTACGGCTACGGCGCGGCCGGCGTCCTGCACGCCCTCGCCGAGACCGGCGGCGGACGGCACCCGGAGGCGGAGGAGTGGCTGCTGCGCCGCACCGAACGCCCCGCTCCCGGAACCCCGTTGGGTTTCTACGACGGACTCGCCGGCATCGCCTGGACCCTGGACCGCCTCGGCCACCGGGAACGCGCCCTGGAACTGGCCGGGCTCACCCTCGCCGAGGACTGGTCCGGCATGGCGCCCGACCTGCACAGCGGCCTCGCCGGCATCGCCCTCGCCCTGGACTCCCTGGGCGCGAGCACGGGCGAGATCGCCCTGGAGGACGCGGCCGCGCGCTGCACCCGGATCGTCGCGGACCGGTTCGCCCGCTCCGACGGCACCGAGGGCGCCACCGGCGGCGGCACCGGACGGACCGGCGGCGGAGTGCCGCGCGCCGGGCTCCTCCACGGCGCCGCCGGCCAGGCCCTGCTCTTCCTCCGCCGGTACGAGCGCACCGGGGACCCCGTGCTGCTGGACCTCGCGGCCGAGGCCCTGCGCCGTGACCTCGCTCGCTGCGTCAAGGGCCCCGACGGCGCGCTCCAGGTCGACGAGGGCAAGCGCACCATGCCCTACCTCGGCGCCGGCAGCGCCGGCATCGGCATGGTCCTCGACGACTACCTGGCCCACCGCCACGACGAGGACTTCGACCGGGCGCGCCGCGACATCGTGCGGGCCGCCCAGGGCAAGTTCTACGCCCAGCCCGGGCTGTTCCGGGGCGCGGCCGGCATGGTCCTGCACCTGGCCCGCACCACCACCGGCGGCCCGGGCACGGACGAGACCGCCCTGCGCCGCCAGATCACCGCCCTCACCTGGGGCGCCGTCCCGTTCCGCGGGGAACTCGCCTTCCCCGGGGAGCAGATGATGCGCCTCTCCATGGACCTCAGCACAGGCACCGCCGGGTGCCTGCTCGCCCTGGGCAGCGCGCTGCACGGCTCTCCCGTGCACCTGCCCTTCCTCCCGCCGCCCGCCGGGCGGCCCCACGAGCCGGTCTCCGCCGGAGGCCGTACCCAAGAAAATCCCGTCCCCACGGACATCAAGGAAAGGACAGTGTCATGA
- a CDS encoding SapB/AmfS family lanthipeptide: MTLLDLQTMETPAEEITGELATGGGSRASLLLCGDSSLSVTTCN; this comes from the coding sequence ATGACCCTTCTCGACCTGCAGACCATGGAGACCCCCGCCGAGGAGATCACCGGCGAGCTGGCGACGGGCGGCGGCTCCCGCGCCTCCCTGCTGCTCTGCGGCGACAGCTCCCTGAGCGTCACCACCTGCAACTGA